The Dendropsophus ebraccatus isolate aDenEbr1 chromosome 2, aDenEbr1.pat, whole genome shotgun sequence DNA segment TGGTGCATCCAACAATATTCTGGTTATTCTGAATCCCCTTTAACTCTAGAGCCTGTAACCATACAGAGAGCGGGAGTGTTGTATTTTCCATGATGACTTCTCCATCACTATCCGGCCACAAGGTGTCACTAGAGATTTATATTTGACATTAGTGGCTATGTAAATGGTTTTGATTTTCTTTAAATCATTGAGTAATAATACGTTCTATAACTCTATAATATACTTTGTGTTTCATTTCCTGCTTTTTTTAAGATCTCTACTTGTTTCAAATGGGaacatagttttttttacatCCAGAGATAGAAAACCTACACAGACCTACAGCAAAACTTCCTGAAGCTTATATCTTTCTGCTATTATtagtctagaccagtgcttcccaaccttttccacctcggggcgcccctactaaataatgttctacaaaataagaaaaccgtcatacagtgactcacaggtgacgtcttctttgatctgaggagtcactttcccttttcctctccatccgccatgatgatttcttccagctacttttcatctcttcagaacctgcgagacaaacaatttaggctccgcacatttatagcagcttcctatcctttctccctcctgtcggctcccatagtaactgcgctgtttggtgttatggcagtaaagcgactaggaatgtgggatgccccctgtatgtaggatcccctgctgtgccccctgtatgtaggatcccctgctgtgccccctgtatgtaggatcccctgctgtgccccctgtatgtaggatcccctgctgtgccccctgtatgtaggatcccctgctgtgataaactaataatgcccccagaggtgcccccatatactaataatgcccccagaggtgcccccatatactaataatgcccccaaaggtgcccccatatactaataatgccccagaggtgccccatatactaataataaccttagaggtgcccccatatactaataatgcccttagaggtgcccccatatactaataatgcccccagaggtgccccccatatactaataatgcccccagaggtgccccctatgaactaataatgcccccatgaactaataatgccccagaggtgcccccatatactaataatgcccccaaaggtgcccccatatactaataatgccccagaggtgccccatatactaataataaccttagaggtgcccccatatactaataatgcccccagagatgcccccatatactaataatgcccccagaggtgcccccatatactaataataaccttagaggtgcccccatatactaataatgcccccagagatgcccccatatactaataatgcccccagaggtgcccccatgaactaataatgcccccagatgtgcccccatatactaataatgcccccagaggtgccccctatgaactaataatgcccccagaggtgcccccatatactaataatgccccagaggtgccctcatatactaataatacccccagaggtgcccccatatactaataatgcccccagaggtgcccccatatactaataatgccccctgctctgcccctaaaaaaaaaaatatcctactcacctaatccgcgctgtggctgcaggaagcagctctcctcctcttcgggctccatcttgcgagccacgggggcgggacttccggcaggcgtgatgacgtcacatcatcacgcctgccggagaggtcacgtcccggcctcccataggctgctggcatgaagtgccagcggcctatgggagtgaatataggagcaggacgctgacacttcctgctcctatattctgcttactttaatgttccgcccgctcatagtgcgggaTGCTTaaagggatgcttaaagagacagcgcacatttcccaccgggatcctgcggcacccctggcgggttctctcggcacaccagtgtgccgcggcaccccggttgggaaacgctggtctagacaatgctctgtgagctaaacagactagactccagactgatatatacacagctagtcagctgagaagtgatacagttgtatccagtgtggacaatgctctgtgagctaaacagacaagactccagactgatacattgtacatagctagtcctgctctcagctgtatccagtgtagacaatgctctgtgagctcctttTTTCTTCTGCTGTTCTGTTTCAATCCTTTTGTCCAATTACAGTAAATGATGGCCTATCAGCACGGATCAAAGAATCCTGAAGTCCTTTAGCTTCAAGAAGCACGGCATGGATCATAGGATAGCATGTAGTAGTATGATAGTATGAAtttgtcttaaagggatattccactcaaatgtTCCAATCAAAtgttatgttgctgcccatggtgagactaacaattacttccatacttgttattatcaattcagtcttcttcccccagttctcagctgctgctttctgctgaaaacacaaaaatctgtgtgtgagcttttctctccgtctccccctcctccccccttccttctgcgacggttgatgtaaacaagtcttgtTAACATCAGCTGTTTTAGAAGGGAGGGAAGAAGAGGggtagacagagagaaaagctcacacacagaattttgggatttcaagcagaaagcagcagctgagaactgggagaaggagactgagtagataataacaagtatggaagtaattgttagtctcaccatgggcagcaacatatcaaaagttatgtttgagtggaatacccctttaatccttgagTTAGAATAAAAGACTGAAACACGTCGGTCGTGTTGGGGATCTCTAATAGTTTTTATGACTTCTATACAATGTTTGAAGTTGGATGTTCCCTTGGTGCTGGACTTCACGTCATGTCCTTCCGATGTGTATTTTCCACGTATTTCTTCGGCATGGCCTCCTTCTCCTTATCTTAGCTCCTTAGCTGTATTGggagctctgggagtcaggaagtgacattaccatgttatccaggaagtgacatcactatgttatccaggaagtgacatcaccatgttctctaggaagtgaatccttgatggagtagtatgtgcatttcccgtaataagtgtatattggtgatttgtataacttttgggggcaatacaatactttaataaaatttttggcagaacttttcctttaaattgcagtgagctccccctacagGTGTCTACAAGCAACACATTTTTAATGAATTCATATCTATTGTCTTTGTATTGCAGTAATTGCATATAACCTCCCCGACCTTTTCCATTGCATTCACCATTATGCTCTGTGATTTCTGTTTGGATAATAATGTGCGGTGCAGTAGAGTCTCAGGCAgtgcaccacctctgtccattgagATGCATGGATGGCATAGAATCATTTTAGGAAGAAGAATTTATTTTGGTTTACAGTTCATAAAATTTTTTACAGCTTAGTATCCATCATGCACAAGGTGAGACGTCTCAGTGCAGCGGGCAGTGCAGGGCTCGATGGAATACTGTGCCCACCAGCAGCTGCCCCTTGTACACAGATGCACAGGACGACCCCTGGATCACTGACCGATTGTTTGCATAGACTCTGGTGATGACGGGGTTATCTGAGTGGATATTCTGAACACGGATCACCTGACATGGAAAATAATAGAAGAAATGTGAATAAAAAGCAGCACAAAGATCACATACAGCCCATATGGGGGGCAATAACATAGTGATGGGGTAATATACCTGTATCCATCTGgctatacagtatagatgggCTATAACCTCATATGTCTCCTGCACCACACatagggggcagcacagagcagCACTGCAGGGGGCACTGGTGAGCGCTGAGGTAGGAATAGTGGCTgcctctgttatgggggcacctgtACCTGGCACTGGGACTGGCTCTGTTATTGGGCTCTGCCTATAGGTTTGTGTTGGGGGTACTGTGACTAACCCTAGGGGGCGCTGTAGTTGGTTCTGCAATAGAATAAAATACACTTTGCCCGGAGCTGCTCTCCTTGTACTGGTACAGACTATGGTGGTGGCTCAGTACACTATACAATAGTGGTGTTTGGGGTCTTCTGAGCAATGAGACATGTCAGACCGGCACCAGGTAACAGATTGGTGGTAAATAGATCAGACAGATCTCTCCAGCTCACTTATCTACCCTTCTCCCATTAGATGTGTCAGCCAACAGTGGTCACAGTAGCCCCTCTCCTGTGTGTTTCACTCAGGTTTCTTAGTAACTGTTGGACTTCCtgtctgggtgaccaccattggaTTCCATGCACAATAGTATATATCATAGCTGATGGACTGACCTCTGAACCAGGGGGGTCTTCTGGATTGTATATGAAGAGTTTGTACAAGTTTGGATGACCGCCTGTCCAGATATCCCCAGTAACTGGATCCACAGACAGATTATCCACAAGGGTATTTACATCCACTgactagaaataaataaaaaaaaaagattgtgagaCTAATGCTGTGAAACAACATCATTTACTGTAGAGACCTGCACTGACTATTAGACTAAGGAGgaaataaaagatagatagatagatagatagatagatagatagatagaaaactagatagatagaaaactagaaacatttttacattaaaaGTGCAGGGTCGTTAACAGAATACagacagtgcagcacagcaaaacgCAACATTTTAGCGGCATTGCACCAACATTTTCTCACTTGAAAATGGCACATTGCCGCTGAAACATTGcgttttgctgtgctgcactgtctGTATTTTGTTAACGACCCTGCACTTTTAATGTAATAAATTTTCTACTTGGTTTTTTCACTAACCTTGGAGTGCTGTGGATAATCTGTGGAGTGGCTAAACAAGAGTCCGTGGTCGGGACTGACCCGCTGGGACCCATTCACATTACGGGAGTGCTGCTCACTTTCCAAGAactaactagatagatagatagatagatagatagataggtaggtggtgtcccactgttaagtgcctTGGGCACCTGTTacaaagttctcactccaggttaagtggtgaataaggtagtattctatagtttcaccactaggtgtcagtgttatttatAAGTCTTGTTGttccatgcacagctgaagttagcaatGGGTTAATGTTACTGTGTTCCAATGTGTTCTGTGATAGCCAATAGGAGATGCTCTCTCTTCTTCtacatatccctgctctccacacacactagaactgtaggaggagttagtaagctccgtgtgggaggaagtcagTTCAGTGTGGTCTAAGATGCGAGTGTGTACAGATGTGGTTAGAGATAACCAGTTCTTTCAGTccttatactatatctactatactGTGCTAAGCACTTTATGGGAGAGAAGTCCAGGGACACCCAAACCCACTTCATGAACCAGTCTAtcaggtgcagggcagtatcctgagacacAGGAAGGAGACACAGGAAGGAGACACAGGAagatctacgtatcctatctcgcagtgcaggtaactgggacacccccggaaacttagcttcgcccagataaccacgactggggcttgtatcaccctattaggacgggttacttgacactgtagggcacaaggtggtcagacacagtctaaacacaagaACAAGTAAACGtctcactctacaagtattctcAACAGTTGCTACATTGGGTCAGGgctccctcaacaaactcttctcctctcttctgctcaactctccaagcactgctacaactacttctcttctactctacttcttaaGGCACCTCCTCAAGCATAAGCAAGTttcagcactaaagtctgtgtgaagatttatctattttactAAAGTGTATTGTATTGCTGAGAGACTTtgtagtaaagctgttctatttttgataTCACTGGAGCACTgaagcacctatacacactaacgcacaccttgggttatttttcccctttctgtgggtggcgatatcgatagtccgagtgggtcagttgccactcaggactactgtgacaagagcccaaggaacccatcacaacccggcaggtcaccgaccatttggggaacactgccagccacaacacaaagcaggtatcaccatcacacctgtgtgctggactagcactggccctctctggctgagctgtcacaACAACACCTACACCTGTAACCTAACATAATACCACCACCAGGTACCTCACcacagatggatagatagattagatagatagatagatagatagatagatagatagatagatagatagatagatagatagatagatagatagataggagatagattagatagatagatagatagatagatagatagatagatagatagatagatagatagatagatagatagataggagatagattagatagatagatagattagatagatagatagatagataggagatagatagatagatagatagatagataggagatagatagatagatagataggagatagatagatagatagatagatagatagatagataggagatagattagatagatagatagatagatagatagatagataggagatagattagatagatagatagatagatagatagatagatagataggagatagattagatagatagatagatagatagataggagatagattagatagatagatagattagatagatagatagatagatagatagatagatagatagataggagatagatagataggagatagatagataggagatagatagataggagatagatagataggagatagatagatagataggagatagatagataggagatagatagatagatagataaatagatagataggagatagattagatagatagatagatagatagataggagatagatagaaagatagatagatgatagataggagatagatagaaagatagatagataggagatagattagatagatagatagataatagataggagatagatagatagataggagatagatagataggagatagatagatagataggagatagatagatagatagatagatagatagatagataggagatagattagatagatagagtagatagataatagtttTGAGCTATAAACTACATTTTTACCTTTATTGGGGTGAGAGACCAATCTTCATTCTTTTTAAAGACATTTATTGTATGAGCCGTGATATCCGCAGCATAGATGTATCTACAAGACACAGTAGAACAGTGAAACCGAGGAGCAGAACAACTGCCTTAGCCGCCATTGTGTCTGTTACAGGGCCCGCTTCGTCAGGGGGCCCCACAGCCTGATCATGTAATAGACCGTTCCCCCTAAGCTGACGACtgaacaaacagttaatacattacctcttcacACTCTGGGTCTCCTGCTCTCTGCTTGCTTCCTGTTCCTGTGGCTGCAGCtatagagcggcctgtctgagctgacaggcagcggcggtcccggccagtgattgactgagcgggctgtcagctgagacaagccactctgaagctgtAGCCACAGGACTGGGAAGCATACAGCACCgtatatggcagcatggtggctcagtggttagcactgtatatggcagcatggtggctcagtggttagcactgtatatggcagcatggtggctcagtggttagcactgtatatggcagcatggtggctcagtcgttagcactgtatatggcagcatggtggctcagtggttagcactgtatatggcaaCATGATGgtttagtggttagcactgtatatggcagcatggtgactcagtggttagcactgtatatggcagcatggtgactcagtggttagcactgtatatggcagcatggtggctcaatggttagcactgtatatggcggcatggtggctcagtggataccactgtatatggcagcattgttGGTCAGTAGTTTGCACTGTTTAtgacagcatggtggctcagtggttagcactgtatatggcagcatggtggctcagtggttagcactgtatatggcagcatggtggctcagtcattagcactgtatatggcagcatggtggctcagtcattagcactgtatatggcagcatggtggctcagtggttagcactgtatatggcagcatggtggtttagttgttagcactgtatatggcagcattctggctcagtggttagcaccgtatgtggcagcatggtggctcagtggttagcactgtatatggcagcatggagtctcagtggttagcactgtatatggcagcatggtggtttagtggttagcactatatgtggcagcatggtggctcagtggttagcactgtatatggcagcatggtggtttagtggttagcactgtatatggcagcatggtggctcagtggttagcattgtatatggcagcatggtgACTCAGTGGAtaccactgtatatggcagcatggtggctcagtggttagcactgtatatggcagcatggtggctcaggggTTAGCACCgtatatggcagcatggtggctcagtggttagcactgtatatggcagcatggtggctcaatgGTTAGCACCGTATAtgacagcatggtggctcagtggttagcattgtatatggcagcatggtggctcagtggttagcattgtatatggcagcatggtggctcagtggttagcactgtacatggtagcatggtggctcagtagttagcactgtatatggcagcatggtggctcagtggttagcactgtacatggcagcatggtggctcagtgtttaGCACTGTATATGACAGCATGGTGGCTCAATGGTTAGCACTTTATATGACAGCATGGTGGCTcaatggttagcactgtatatgacagcatggtggctcaatggttagcactgtatatggcagtaaagtttagttgggggggggggggagccagtcAGAGTATTCCAGTCTGCATCTAACTGAGTATACCTACTAAAATTTTTCCCAGGACCCATTTATAAGACAATACCCTGAGTCAGGGTGTGTATTGAGATCCCCTTCTTCAGCACACTTATTCCCTAGCCATGTCGAGCTAGCGCTGTAAAAGGACACGGGTCAACCCTATCCATGCTGGGCACCTATCTTCTCTCAATAACTTGCCAGGAAGAAACAGACAGTGGCTAGGTAAGCTcagttgaagtaaaaaaaaacacaagtgtgAGGTCTCCCTAAGGGTCGCCCTGATAGCTAGCTGTACATAAGAGGTGGGGCCTATGTTCCTAATGTAGTGTCACTCGGTGGCCACAGACAGCAATAGGCTGAAGGTCATACCTGTGGGCGTAGGTTCTCTCTTCTAAAGCCTAACAGCTGAATAGAGCCCCAACTCTCCTCATCCTACTGGCAGTCCATCATCACCACTGCAgagtaataaacaaagtaaagtcTAAAGTGTTACAAAGATTTAGAGACTATTACAAAGATTTAGAGACTATTTCTATACCACCAGTGAGAGGTTGAGATATTGTCTATATTTCCAACTTTCAAAGTATTTCTATATATGCTGTGAATTGTCAGAGTATTATATAGCAACAGTAAAAAACCTATTTCTTGTATACCCTGCACTTTTGTAAAAGAGAGGGACTGTTATAgtgtgtactgtgcctttaagatgTCCTACAGTAAAGTGCAACTGTTTACGTTCACCTGAGACTCTATGATTGCTCACACCTACACCTGCACCACGGAAAATGTTCCACctaaaaagtgtgtgttggtacatccaggggtgggcacacaccattcctggccaccatgacaagtgcctaagCCTTACCATCTTGCCCCCAGCTAAACACCACCTGGCTCCCCTGGGTTACCCCAGGTACAACTAGTCAGTGACAAAGAGACGTAGCAGCAGACCACTTACTGTTTGTCATTAGAAATGGTAATTCCATTGGCACCGTCAAATCCTTTGGCCACTTCCCTCACATCACCAGGGCTGTAATACACGACGCCCGTCCACCCGAGTCCAAGAAATAATTCCATAAAGCTCATGAACACACTGGAAAAGTAAGAATCGATGGTGGCGTAGAAGCTGTCAGGCCCAACGGCAACTATATCATTAACACTAAAGAAAGACAAAAGCAAAAAACAATATAAGTAATTTTGAAACAAACAAGATTCGCATGACATCACGGAACCTAACAGAAACAAGGagacatgatgtcatcagaatcgCAGAGCAGCCTCCACCTTGGATCGTATCTCAGTATTTCAGTTCTCTCAAGAGTCTTCAGGAAAAAGAGGAGACCCCCAGAAGAGCTGTTGGCCATCCCTAAATACCTCTTCACCCCCTGCACCATTGTAGGCAATAGGGGAGATTTGTGAAATTGTGTTCAAAGGAGCAATGTAGCAGTTGCCCATAGAAACAAATCAAATTGATTCTTTTGTCATGTCCCAGGACTAGGTTTCATTCACTGACATGTGTCTGTGTTATTTTACATTGCCTGTTATTAGTTTGTCCCTTCTGTCTTCCTGTACCCTATCTAtaatgttatagctcctcccctctccctcctgtaccctagctgtgatgttatagctcctcccctctccctcctgtaccctagctgtgatgttatagctcctcccctctccctcctgtactctagctgtgatgttatagctcctcccctctccctcctgtaccttagctgtgatgttatagctcctcccctctccctcctgtaccctagctgtgatgttatagctcctcccatctccttcctgtaccctagctgtgatgttatagctcctcccctctcccacctgtcttcctgtaccctagctgtgatgttatagctcctcccctctccttcctgtaccctagctgtgatgttatagctcctcccctctccctcctgtcttcctgtaccctagctgtgatgttatagctcctcccctctccctcctgtaccctagctgtgatgttatagctccttccctctccctcctgtcttcctgtaccctatctgtgatgttatagctcctcccctctccctcctgtatcctagctgtgatgttatagctcctcccctctccctcctgtaccctagctgtgatgttatagctcctcccctctccctcctgtaccctagctgttatgttatagctcctcccctctcccacctgtcttcctgtaccctagctgtgatgttatagctcctcccctctccttcctgtaccctagctgtgatgttatagctcctcccctctcccacctgtcttcctgtaccctagctgtgatgttatagctcctcccctctccttcctgtaccctagctgtgatgttatagctcctcccctctccctcctgtaccttAGCTGTGATGtaatagctcctcccctctcccaccTGTCTTcttgtaccctagctgtgatgttatagctcctcccctctccttcctgtaccctagctgtgatgttatagctcctcccctctccctcctgtaccctagctgtgatgttatagctcctcccctctccctcttgTACcttagctgtgatgttatagcttctcccctcttcctcctgtcttcctgtaccctagctgtgatgttatagctcctcccctctccctcctgtaccctagctgtgatgttatagctcctcccctctccctcctgtaccctagctgtgatgttatagctcctcccctctccttcctgtaccctagctgtgatgttatagctcctcccctct contains these protein-coding regions:
- the LOC138783982 gene encoding serum paraoxonase/arylesterase 2-like, producing the protein MGALGRVTLLVVFLAVLGERLMSFCNRALIFNEVEPVDLPGCQLLKGIEAGSEDIDVLPNGLAFISTGLKYPGMKSFAPDEPGKILLLDLEDGGLIPSPLSISEGFDASSFNPHGLSTYIDEKDGTVYLFVVNHPQLQSIIEIFRFVKEEKLLVHLKSVTHKLFTSVNDIVAVGPDSFYATIDSYFSSVFMSFMELFLGLGWTGVVYYSPGDVREVAKGFDGANGITISNDKQYIYAADITAHTINVFKKNEDWSLTPIKSVDVNTLVDNLSVDPVTGDIWTGGHPNLYKLFIYNPEDPPGSEVIRVQNIHSDNPVITRVYANNRSVIQGSSCASVYKGQLLVGTVFHRALHCPLH